From Hartmannibacter diazotrophicus, a single genomic window includes:
- the hypB gene encoding hydrogenase nickel incorporation protein HypB: MCTVCGCAGDGATIEGQKAGGHRHGHDHHDHHDHPHGHDHALDHDHSHGHAHGEGGDLDYGKGPAHAHAPGLSQARMVEIEQNILAKNDGYADDNRRRLEAAGTLALNLVSSPGSGKTSLLVATINRLAGRLPVAVIEGDQQTTNDADRIRATGAPAIQVNTGKGCHLDAHMVGHALDHLGPTDSGVLFIENVGNLVCPAAFDLGEEAKVAILSVTEGEDKPLKYPDMFAASDLMILNKTDLLPHLDFDVAACEANARRINPSIDILHVSAKTGEGLDDWIGWIDIRRKAVLARTIAAAEAQVARLRLAAGE, translated from the coding sequence ATGTGCACGGTTTGCGGCTGTGCCGGCGACGGCGCGACGATCGAGGGCCAAAAGGCCGGTGGCCACCGTCACGGCCATGATCATCACGATCATCATGATCATCCTCACGGCCATGACCACGCGCTTGATCACGACCATAGCCACGGGCATGCCCACGGCGAAGGCGGCGACCTCGACTATGGCAAGGGGCCGGCGCATGCCCATGCGCCAGGACTCTCGCAGGCGCGGATGGTCGAAATCGAGCAGAATATCCTCGCCAAGAACGACGGCTATGCGGACGACAACCGCCGCCGGCTGGAGGCTGCCGGAACGCTGGCGCTCAATCTCGTCTCCAGCCCCGGCTCCGGCAAGACGAGCCTGCTTGTTGCCACGATCAACCGCCTCGCCGGGCGGCTTCCCGTCGCCGTTATCGAGGGCGACCAGCAGACCACCAACGACGCCGACCGCATCCGCGCGACGGGCGCGCCCGCCATCCAGGTTAACACCGGCAAGGGCTGCCATCTCGACGCGCATATGGTCGGCCACGCGCTCGATCATCTCGGCCCGACCGACAGCGGCGTCCTCTTCATCGAGAATGTCGGCAATCTCGTCTGTCCGGCCGCCTTCGACCTTGGCGAGGAGGCGAAGGTCGCGATCCTCTCGGTCACCGAGGGCGAGGACAAGCCGCTCAAATATCCGGACATGTTCGCCGCGAGCGACCTCATGATCCTCAACAAGACCGACCTCCTGCCGCATCTCGACTTCGACGTCGCGGCCTGCGAGGCGAATGCCCGGCGCATCAACCCGTCGATCGATATCCTGCATGTCTCGGCGAAGACCGGCGAAGGGCTCGACGACTGGATCGGCTGGATCGACATCCGCCGCAAGGCCGTGCTTGCCCGCACCATTGCCGCGGCGGAGGCGCAGGTCGCGCGCCTGCGCCTTGCCGCCGGAGAATAG
- the hypA gene encoding hydrogenase maturation nickel metallochaperone HypA, whose amino-acid sequence MHEMSICESIVDALQASAVKEGFSRVTRVRLEIGCFGGVEVEALRFGFEVTTRGTLAEDAELEILERTGEAWCFDCSQSFAVTRRDADCPTCGGSMVTVTGGGELRIKDLEVI is encoded by the coding sequence ATGCACGAGATGTCCATCTGCGAGAGCATCGTCGACGCGCTTCAAGCGAGCGCCGTCAAGGAAGGCTTTTCGCGCGTGACGCGCGTCCGGCTTGAGATCGGCTGCTTCGGCGGCGTCGAGGTCGAGGCGCTGCGCTTCGGCTTCGAGGTGACGACGCGCGGCACGCTGGCCGAAGACGCCGAACTGGAAATCCTGGAACGCACCGGCGAGGCCTGGTGCTTCGACTGCTCGCAATCATTTGCAGTGACGCGCCGCGATGCCGACTGCCCGACCTGCGGCGGCAGCATGGTGACCGTCACCGGCGGAGGTGAACTCCGCATCAAGGACCTGGAGGTGATCTGA
- a CDS encoding uptake hydrogenase HoxC encodes MNEARLRIVIAGETLRIETTTDVPREWLFRGKTPEAALRLIPLLFNLCPMAHGTAARIALGLQPPPDADLMLAREILTEHALVMLRDWPEALGFVAGRTSLVGLAHLSGDRLVQLEEDLFGMPAESFLAHDVLADLPRGTVALAALGAVAGWPADWGRTVADADPSILARCRQDEAISAAIARDGATLAVRMWARLREAARLIAELETGRYSRRYRRSEDGVAWVEAARGQLVHRATVANGLIRSYDIETPTSAMIAPGGFLERMLQSVLQAPDGLRDKALAIALSCADPCLAVEPIREAA; translated from the coding sequence ATGAACGAAGCGCGCCTCAGGATCGTGATCGCGGGAGAAACGTTGCGGATCGAGACGACGACCGACGTTCCGCGCGAATGGCTCTTTCGCGGCAAAACGCCCGAGGCCGCGCTTCGCCTCATCCCATTGCTGTTCAATCTCTGCCCGATGGCCCATGGCACAGCGGCGCGGATCGCCCTCGGCCTGCAGCCCCCGCCGGATGCGGACCTGATGCTCGCCCGCGAGATCCTCACCGAGCACGCGCTCGTCATGCTGCGTGACTGGCCCGAGGCCCTAGGCTTCGTTGCCGGACGGACTTCGCTCGTCGGCCTTGCCCATCTTTCCGGCGACCGCCTCGTCCAGCTTGAAGAGGATCTCTTCGGCATGCCGGCGGAAAGCTTCCTGGCGCATGACGTGCTCGCGGATCTGCCGCGCGGAACGGTCGCGCTGGCGGCGCTCGGGGCCGTTGCCGGATGGCCGGCGGACTGGGGCCGTACCGTTGCGGACGCCGATCCGAGCATTCTTGCCCGCTGCCGGCAGGACGAGGCCATTTCCGCAGCCATTGCCAGAGACGGAGCGACTCTTGCCGTCAGGATGTGGGCACGGTTGCGGGAGGCCGCCCGGCTCATCGCCGAACTCGAAACCGGCCGCTACTCGCGGCGCTACAGGCGTTCGGAGGACGGCGTTGCCTGGGTCGAGGCCGCGCGCGGGCAACTCGTCCACCGTGCGACCGTCGCAAACGGTCTCATCCGCAGCTATGATATCGAAACGCCGACGTCGGCGATGATCGCGCCCGGCGGATTTCTGGAGCGGATGCTGCAGTCGGTCTTGCAGGCTCCCGACGGATTGCGCGACAAAGCCCTTGCGATCGCTCTTTCCTGCGCAGACCCTTGTCTGGCCGTCGAGCCGATCCGGGAGGCCGCCTGA
- a CDS encoding [NiFe]-hydrogenase assembly chaperone HybE yields the protein MNARFEGSYLGDAGRIAPDAVLECKICWQVYDPALGDESRQIPPGTPFVALPGDWRCPQCDGERDQFMVLDAGTSPAPQAPPSTLAMLAIEKARQLAEAFRDIHQNKMRDTPFTNRSLNVETVGFRPWEGHLLGVLVVPWFMNLVVMPGPADDWSTCKTGDKRVFSFPSGDYEFVFNQRVTTGPYYACSLFSPMADFSSQLQANDTARAVMAALFDAENREDGDRSDEIRAMREADLEAEAAAEAGEAVADGETDGAVLDTVASRRAFLTGRQATPAEGAGS from the coding sequence ATGAACGCCCGCTTCGAAGGTTCCTATCTCGGCGATGCCGGTCGGATCGCACCCGACGCCGTCCTCGAATGCAAGATCTGCTGGCAGGTCTATGATCCGGCGCTCGGGGACGAAAGCCGCCAGATCCCGCCCGGAACGCCCTTTGTCGCGCTGCCGGGCGACTGGCGCTGCCCGCAATGCGACGGCGAGCGCGACCAGTTCATGGTGCTCGATGCCGGCACATCGCCGGCCCCGCAAGCGCCACCGTCGACGCTGGCGATGCTCGCCATCGAGAAGGCCCGTCAGCTGGCGGAGGCCTTTCGCGACATCCACCAGAACAAGATGCGCGACACGCCCTTCACCAACCGCTCGCTCAATGTCGAGACGGTCGGATTTCGGCCGTGGGAGGGGCATCTTCTCGGCGTCCTCGTGGTGCCGTGGTTCATGAATCTGGTCGTGATGCCGGGGCCCGCCGACGACTGGTCCACCTGCAAGACGGGCGACAAGCGGGTCTTCTCCTTCCCGTCCGGCGACTATGAATTCGTCTTCAACCAGCGCGTGACGACGGGCCCCTACTACGCCTGCTCCCTGTTCTCGCCGATGGCGGACTTTTCCAGCCAGCTTCAGGCGAACGACACCGCGCGTGCGGTGATGGCGGCACTTTTCGACGCCGAGAACCGCGAGGATGGCGACCGGTCGGACGAGATCCGGGCGATGCGCGAGGCCGACCTTGAAGCCGAGGCGGCAGCCGAAGCTGGTGAGGCGGTCGCTGACGGTGAAACGGACGGAGCGGTGCTCGATACGGTCGCGTCACGACGCGCCTTCCTCACCGGCAGGCAGGCCACTCCGGCAGAGGGCGCCGGATCATGA
- a CDS encoding hydrogenase expression/formation protein — MVANFMFPPAGFGPGSQPGAEEGEDLAYLAMPSGMRVFEPHTPMVDDPQAVAVAAGVLADLAKDAEGWTPGFATIRRDIADLDKANRAVVADAMGEGEVAIAIRGARKIDIQESVFAGVWRVAENGAEHIEIGAIPTVVLGSASDAVPEPPLPGPGVVNAPAILTEVLDHAGRPGEGNPPHVVNLTLLPHTPEDLDHLDRALGRGAVTILSRGYGNCRIEQTARANVWRVRYYNSQDALILDSIEITTVPEVALAAPEDIADSAERLAEVAEALT, encoded by the coding sequence ATGGTGGCCAATTTCATGTTTCCGCCCGCCGGCTTCGGCCCCGGCAGCCAACCCGGCGCCGAGGAGGGCGAGGATCTCGCCTATCTCGCCATGCCATCCGGCATGCGGGTGTTCGAGCCGCACACACCGATGGTGGACGATCCGCAGGCCGTCGCCGTCGCCGCAGGGGTGCTCGCCGATCTGGCTAAAGACGCCGAGGGCTGGACGCCGGGCTTTGCCACGATCCGGCGCGACATCGCCGATCTCGACAAGGCGAACCGCGCGGTCGTCGCCGACGCCATGGGCGAAGGCGAGGTTGCCATCGCGATCCGGGGCGCCCGAAAGATCGACATCCAGGAATCCGTCTTTGCGGGCGTCTGGCGCGTTGCCGAGAACGGCGCCGAGCATATCGAGATCGGAGCGATCCCGACGGTCGTGCTCGGCTCCGCGTCCGACGCCGTTCCCGAGCCGCCGCTGCCGGGTCCCGGCGTCGTCAATGCCCCGGCGATCCTGACCGAAGTGCTCGACCATGCGGGAAGGCCGGGCGAAGGCAACCCGCCCCATGTCGTCAACCTGACGCTCCTGCCGCATACGCCGGAGGATCTCGATCATCTCGACCGAGCGCTCGGGCGCGGCGCCGTGACGATCCTCTCGCGCGGCTATGGCAACTGCCGCATCGAACAGACCGCACGGGCGAATGTCTGGCGCGTGCGCTACTACAATTCGCAGGACGCGCTGATCCTCGATTCCATCGAGATCACGACCGTGCCCGAGGTCGCGCTTGCCGCGCCCGAGGACATCGCCGACAGCGCGGAGCGCCTTGCCGAGGTCGCGGAGGCGCTGACATGA
- a CDS encoding hydrogenase encodes MDSPLIERLVSELNYPLVNAENLDTLLSQQGERVLFLTGDPVKNLETNDLAVILPELARTFAGRLNPAVVDRSIEQSLRERFDVWPVPSLIFFKDGEKRGAIAKVRDWADYLAEIEAILDRPTPQAVH; translated from the coding sequence ATGGACAGCCCCCTGATCGAACGGCTCGTCAGCGAGCTCAACTATCCACTCGTCAACGCGGAAAACCTCGACACGCTGCTTTCGCAACAAGGCGAACGGGTCCTGTTCCTCACCGGCGATCCGGTGAAGAATCTCGAGACCAACGATCTCGCCGTCATCCTGCCGGAGCTTGCCCGCACCTTTGCCGGGCGGCTCAATCCGGCCGTCGTCGACCGTTCCATCGAGCAGTCGCTGCGCGAGCGCTTCGACGTCTGGCCCGTACCCTCGCTCATCTTCTTCAAGGACGGCGAGAAGCGCGGCGCCATCGCCAAGGTCCGCGACTGGGCCGACTATCTCGCCGAGATCGAGGCGATCCTCGACCGTCCCACACCGCAAGCCGTGCACTGA
- a CDS encoding HypC/HybG/HupF family hydrogenase formation chaperone, with amino-acid sequence MCIGEPMRILSVEGESGRCEGAKGEATVDLRLVPDAGTGDHILVFLGAARRQITPQEAGDMRDALEALQAAASGASLDAFFSDLATREPPLPAHMEEARRKGLTEI; translated from the coding sequence ATGTGCATCGGCGAGCCCATGCGAATTCTCAGCGTCGAGGGCGAAAGCGGGCGCTGCGAAGGGGCAAAGGGCGAGGCGACCGTCGACCTGCGCCTCGTGCCCGACGCCGGTACCGGCGACCACATCCTCGTCTTTCTCGGCGCGGCGCGGCGACAGATCACCCCGCAGGAAGCCGGCGACATGCGCGACGCGCTCGAAGCCCTTCAGGCGGCCGCGAGCGGCGCCTCGCTCGATGCCTTCTTTTCCGACCTTGCAACCCGCGAGCCGCCCCTTCCCGCGCACATGGAAGAAGCCCGCCGCAAAGGCCTTACAGAAATCTAG
- a CDS encoding HyaD/HybD family hydrogenase maturation endopeptidase, whose amino-acid sequence MDSDKTILVLGIGNLLWADEGFGVRAAEEFDRRYDCGEAVTVMDGGTQGVYLLPHIQDCRTLILFDAIDYGLAPGTLKVIEDGNVPAFMGAKKMSLHQTGFQEVLASALLLGWEPERILLIGVQPEEIEDYGGSLRPVVAAAMDGALAVAVAELERLGVTVRPRQAATVDTSGLGPSPLDRRAYEDGRPSEDEAFRKGDIRVLAMLGEG is encoded by the coding sequence ATGGACAGCGACAAGACAATTCTCGTTCTCGGCATCGGCAATCTCCTGTGGGCCGACGAAGGCTTCGGCGTGCGCGCCGCAGAGGAATTCGACCGCCGCTACGACTGCGGCGAGGCCGTAACCGTCATGGACGGGGGCACGCAGGGCGTCTACCTGCTGCCGCATATCCAGGACTGCCGGACCCTCATTCTCTTCGACGCCATCGACTACGGTCTTGCTCCCGGCACCCTCAAGGTGATCGAGGACGGCAACGTCCCGGCCTTCATGGGCGCCAAGAAGATGTCACTGCACCAGACCGGCTTCCAGGAGGTTCTGGCGAGCGCCCTGCTGCTCGGCTGGGAACCGGAGCGCATCCTTCTCATCGGCGTTCAGCCCGAGGAGATCGAGGACTACGGCGGCTCGCTGAGGCCGGTGGTGGCCGCGGCGATGGACGGCGCCCTTGCCGTCGCCGTCGCGGAACTCGAACGCCTCGGCGTCACGGTCCGGCCCCGGCAGGCCGCAACTGTCGACACCAGCGGCCTCGGCCCGTCACCCCTTGATCGCCGGGCCTACGAGGACGGCCGCCCGAGCGAGGACGAAGCCTTCCGCAAGGGCGACATCCGCGTTCTCGCCATGCTCGGAGAGGGCTGA
- the cybH gene encoding Ni/Fe-hydrogenase, b-type cytochrome subunit has protein sequence MNVQKPVAATAVAADFDEEDRARSARLTSVYVYEAPVRLWHWTNAFAILTLAVTGYFIGSPLPTMPGEASANFLMGYIRFAHFTAAYIFAIGFVFRIYWAFVGNHHARQLFLPTIWKGRWWKEVLTEVRWYLFLEKRPKKYIGHNPLAQIAMFVFITLGSIFMIVTGFALYGEGAQPGSWASELFGWVIPLAGQSMDVHTLHHLGMWFILTFVMIHVYVAIREDIMSRQSIVSTMISGHRTFKDDDPE, from the coding sequence ATGAACGTTCAAAAGCCCGTTGCAGCCACCGCCGTCGCGGCGGATTTCGACGAGGAGGACCGGGCACGCTCGGCCCGCCTCACCTCGGTCTACGTCTACGAGGCGCCGGTGCGCCTCTGGCACTGGACCAATGCCTTCGCGATCCTGACGCTGGCCGTCACCGGCTATTTCATCGGCTCGCCGCTGCCGACCATGCCGGGCGAGGCGAGCGCCAACTTCCTGATGGGCTATATCCGCTTTGCCCATTTCACCGCCGCCTACATCTTCGCGATCGGCTTCGTCTTTCGCATCTACTGGGCCTTCGTCGGCAATCATCACGCCCGCCAGCTCTTCCTGCCGACCATCTGGAAGGGACGCTGGTGGAAGGAGGTTCTGACCGAGGTCCGCTGGTACCTGTTCCTGGAAAAGCGGCCGAAGAAATACATCGGCCACAACCCGCTGGCGCAAATTGCGATGTTCGTCTTCATCACCCTCGGCTCGATCTTCATGATCGTGACCGGCTTCGCGCTCTATGGCGAGGGCGCACAGCCGGGAAGCTGGGCCAGCGAGCTTTTCGGCTGGGTGATCCCGCTCGCCGGCCAGAGCATGGACGTCCACACGCTGCATCACCTCGGCATGTGGTTCATCCTCACCTTCGTGATGATCCACGTCTATGTCGCGATCCGCGAGGACATCATGTCCCGCCAGAGCATCGTCTCGACGATGATTTCCGGCCACCGGACCTTCAAGGACGACGATCCGGAGTGA
- a CDS encoding HupE/UreJ family protein has product MKSLKTLGLAGAALLIASPALAHPGHGATSGFAAGIVHPFLGTDHLLAMVTVGLWAAHYGTRKGLALPFGFVGGMLAGATTGFFGVGLPGAESVIALSLVLLGAALALKTRLPVMAAAGLTFAAGLFHGHAHAVEASGSALAYVAGFVVATSLLHAAGGLAGWRLAALRLAAPLAGGAVALAGLAMLAG; this is encoded by the coding sequence ATGAAATCTCTGAAGACACTGGGGCTTGCAGGCGCTGCTCTGCTGATCGCAAGCCCTGCCCTTGCCCATCCGGGTCACGGCGCTACCTCCGGCTTTGCCGCCGGTATCGTCCACCCCTTCCTCGGGACCGACCATCTGCTCGCCATGGTGACGGTCGGGCTCTGGGCCGCCCACTACGGCACCCGCAAGGGCCTTGCCCTGCCCTTCGGCTTCGTCGGCGGCATGCTCGCGGGCGCTACGACCGGCTTCTTCGGCGTCGGCCTGCCGGGCGCCGAGAGCGTCATCGCGCTCAGCCTCGTCCTCCTCGGCGCGGCGCTTGCCCTGAAGACGCGCCTGCCGGTCATGGCGGCGGCCGGCCTCACCTTCGCGGCCGGGCTCTTCCATGGCCATGCCCATGCGGTCGAGGCGAGCGGTTCGGCGCTGGCCTATGTCGCCGGCTTCGTGGTGGCGACGAGCCTCCTGCATGCGGCCGGCGGCCTCGCCGGCTGGCGGCTGGCGGCCCTTCGTCTTGCCGCTCCGCTGGCCGGGGGCGCCGTGGCGCTTGCCGGCCTTGCCATGCTTGCCGGTTGA
- a CDS encoding nickel-dependent hydrogenase large subunit has translation MTIQTPNGFSLDTSGRRIVVDPVTRIEGHMRCEVNVDDNNVIRNAVSTGTMWRGLEVILKGRDPRDAWAFVERICGVCTGCHALTSVRAVENALDIKIPLNAHLIREIMAKTLQWHDHVVHFYHLHALDWVNPVNALKADPKATSELQQMVSPSHPMSSPGYFRDIQNRLKKFVESGQLGIFKNGYWDNPAYKLPPEGDLMAVAHYLEALDFQKEIVKIHTVFGGKNPHPNYMVGGVPCAINMDGDLAAGAPINMERLNFVHQRLKEAFEFSKNVYLPDVIAIASFYKDWLYGGGLSATNVMDYGDYAVTPYDKSTDQLPGGVILNGNWDEVLPIDPADPEQVQEFVQHSWYKYPDEAKGLHPWDGITEPNFVLGAGLKGTRTNIQELDESAKYSWIKSPRWRGNAVEVGPLARYILAYAHGVPFVKDQVDTSLAAFNQLAGTSLTAKQALPSTIGRTLARALEAHYCAAMMLDDFDRLIANIKAGDTATANVAKWDPSTWPKEAKGFGTVAAPRGGLGHWIRIKDGKIDNYQCVVPTTWNGSPRDPMGNIGAFEASLMNTPMERPDEPVEILRTLHSFDPCLACSTHVMSEDGQDLATVTVR, from the coding sequence ATGACCATCCAGACGCCCAACGGCTTCTCGCTCGACACGTCCGGCCGGCGCATCGTCGTCGACCCGGTGACCCGCATCGAAGGTCACATGCGCTGCGAGGTCAACGTCGACGACAACAACGTCATCCGCAACGCGGTCTCCACCGGCACCATGTGGCGCGGCCTCGAAGTGATCCTCAAGGGCCGCGACCCGCGCGACGCCTGGGCCTTCGTGGAGCGTATCTGCGGCGTGTGCACCGGCTGCCACGCACTCACCTCGGTGCGCGCGGTTGAAAACGCTCTCGACATCAAGATCCCGCTCAACGCCCATCTCATCCGCGAGATCATGGCGAAGACGCTGCAGTGGCACGACCACGTCGTCCACTTCTATCACCTGCACGCGCTCGACTGGGTGAACCCGGTCAACGCGCTGAAGGCCGATCCGAAGGCGACCTCGGAACTGCAACAGATGGTCTCGCCGTCGCATCCGATGTCGTCGCCCGGCTATTTCCGCGACATCCAGAACCGGCTGAAGAAATTCGTCGAATCCGGCCAGCTCGGCATCTTCAAGAACGGCTACTGGGACAACCCTGCCTACAAGCTGCCGCCGGAAGGCGACCTGATGGCGGTGGCGCATTATCTGGAGGCGCTCGACTTCCAGAAGGAGATCGTGAAGATCCACACGGTCTTCGGCGGTAAGAACCCACACCCGAACTACATGGTCGGCGGCGTTCCCTGCGCGATCAACATGGACGGCGACCTCGCCGCAGGCGCGCCGATCAACATGGAGCGGCTCAACTTCGTCCACCAGCGGCTGAAGGAAGCCTTCGAGTTCTCCAAGAACGTCTACCTGCCGGACGTGATCGCCATCGCCAGCTTCTACAAGGACTGGCTCTACGGCGGCGGCCTTTCGGCGACCAACGTCATGGACTACGGCGATTATGCCGTGACACCCTATGACAAGTCGACCGACCAGCTGCCGGGCGGCGTCATCCTCAATGGCAACTGGGACGAGGTGCTGCCGATCGATCCGGCCGATCCGGAGCAGGTGCAGGAGTTCGTGCAGCACTCCTGGTACAAGTATCCGGACGAGGCCAAGGGCCTGCATCCCTGGGACGGCATAACCGAGCCGAATTTCGTGCTCGGCGCAGGCCTCAAGGGCACCAGGACCAACATCCAGGAGCTCGATGAGTCGGCGAAATATTCCTGGATCAAGTCGCCGCGCTGGCGCGGCAACGCGGTCGAGGTCGGCCCGCTCGCCCGCTATATCCTCGCCTACGCCCATGGTGTGCCCTTCGTGAAGGATCAGGTCGACACGTCGCTTGCCGCCTTCAACCAGCTGGCCGGCACGTCGCTGACGGCCAAGCAGGCGCTGCCCTCGACCATCGGACGCACGCTCGCCCGGGCCCTTGAGGCGCACTACTGCGCCGCGATGATGCTGGACGACTTCGACCGGCTGATCGCCAACATCAAGGCCGGCGACACGGCGACGGCGAATGTCGCCAAATGGGATCCCTCCACCTGGCCGAAGGAGGCCAAGGGCTTCGGCACGGTCGCCGCACCACGTGGTGGCCTTGGCCACTGGATCCGCATCAAGGACGGCAAGATCGACAACTACCAGTGCGTCGTGCCGACCACCTGGAACGGCAGTCCGCGCGATCCGATGGGCAACATCGGAGCCTTCGAGGCCTCGCTGATGAACACCCCGATGGAGCGGCCGGACGAGCCGGTGGAAATCCTGCGCACGCTGCATTCGTTCGACCCCTGCCTTGCCTGCTCGACCCATGTGATGAGCGAGGACGGACAGGATCTCGCCACCGTCACGGTGCGCTGA
- a CDS encoding hydrogenase small subunit, which yields MLPMETFYDVMRRQGVTRRSFLKFCSLTATALGLGPAYTSTIAHAMETKPRTPVLWVHGLECTCCSESFIRSAHPLVKDVVLSMISLDYDDTLMAAAGHQAEAALEDTIERYKGQYILAVEGNPPLNEDGMFCIIGGKPFVEQLRHAAEHAKAIISWGSCASHGCVQAARPNPTRATPVHQVITDKPIIKVPGCPPIAEVMTGVITYMLTFDRIPELDRTGRPKMFYSQRIHDKCYRRPHFDAGQFVEAFDDEAARRGYCLYKMGCKGPTTYNACSTVRWNEGTSFPIQAGHGCIGCSEEGFWDKGSWYARLADIHQFGVEANADEIGGTVAAGVGGAIAVHAAVSALKRAQVKNGKGSHDHGAHQDKESV from the coding sequence ATGCTGCCCATGGAAACATTCTACGACGTCATGCGGCGCCAGGGCGTCACGCGGCGCTCGTTTCTGAAATTCTGCTCGCTGACGGCAACGGCGCTCGGCCTCGGGCCGGCCTATACGTCCACCATCGCCCACGCGATGGAGACGAAGCCGCGCACGCCCGTCCTCTGGGTGCACGGACTTGAATGCACCTGCTGCTCGGAAAGCTTCATCCGCTCGGCCCACCCGCTGGTCAAGGACGTCGTCCTGTCGATGATCTCGCTCGACTATGACGACACGCTGATGGCAGCCGCCGGCCATCAGGCGGAAGCAGCGCTGGAAGACACCATCGAGCGCTACAAGGGCCAGTATATCCTCGCGGTCGAGGGCAATCCGCCGCTCAACGAGGACGGCATGTTCTGCATCATCGGCGGCAAGCCCTTCGTCGAGCAGTTGCGCCATGCCGCCGAGCACGCCAAGGCGATCATCTCCTGGGGCTCCTGCGCCAGCCACGGCTGCGTGCAGGCCGCACGCCCGAACCCGACCCGTGCGACTCCGGTCCACCAGGTCATCACAGACAAGCCGATCATCAAGGTGCCGGGCTGCCCGCCCATCGCCGAGGTGATGACCGGCGTCATCACCTACATGCTGACCTTCGACCGCATCCCGGAACTCGACCGCACCGGCCGGCCGAAGATGTTCTATTCCCAGCGCATCCACGACAAATGCTACCGCCGGCCGCATTTCGACGCCGGCCAGTTCGTCGAGGCCTTCGACGACGAAGCCGCCCGGCGCGGCTACTGCCTCTACAAGATGGGCTGCAAGGGACCCACCACCTACAACGCCTGCTCCACGGTGCGCTGGAACGAGGGCACAAGCTTCCCGATCCAGGCCGGCCACGGCTGCATCGGCTGCTCGGAGGAAGGCTTCTGGGACAAGGGTTCCTGGTACGCCCGTCTCGCCGACATTCACCAGTTCGGCGTCGAGGCCAATGCCGACGAGATCGGCGGCACGGTGGCGGCCGGCGTCGGCGGCGCAATCGCGGTCCATGCGGCCGTCAGCGCGCTCAAGCGGGCCCAGGTGAAAAACGGCAAGGGCAGCCATGACCATGGCGCCCATCAGGACAAGGAGTCCGTCTGA